A genomic window from Nocardioides sp. BP30 includes:
- the panC gene encoding pantoate--beta-alanine ligase, protein MTAPVVASTRSELAALLGDARRDGRRIGLVPTMGALHEGHASLMRVAREQVGPDGEVVVSVFVNPLQFGAGEDLDRYPRTLAADVDLAAREGVDIVFAPSVEEVYPGGGPQVTLDPGPLGTILEGRTRPGHFAGMLIVVAKLFGLVRPDVAVFGQKDYQQLALIRRMAEDLCLGIEVVGAPTQREQDGLALSSRNRYLDPEERREAVHLSRALFAARADAAYGAQAALDAARAELRRAASVDVDYLVVTAADLGELPEPVPAGTEARILVAARVGSTRLIDNMSLTIGSPTNPGTTS, encoded by the coding sequence GTGACAGCACCGGTCGTCGCCTCGACTCGCTCCGAGCTCGCGGCCCTGCTCGGCGACGCGCGCCGCGACGGCAGGCGGATCGGCCTGGTCCCGACGATGGGTGCCCTGCACGAGGGCCACGCATCGCTGATGCGGGTCGCTCGCGAGCAGGTGGGGCCGGACGGCGAGGTGGTGGTCTCTGTCTTCGTCAACCCGCTGCAGTTCGGTGCCGGGGAGGACCTCGACCGCTATCCCCGCACGCTGGCGGCCGACGTCGACCTCGCCGCGAGGGAGGGCGTGGACATCGTCTTCGCACCCTCGGTCGAGGAGGTCTACCCGGGGGGTGGTCCGCAGGTCACCCTGGACCCGGGCCCGTTGGGCACGATCCTGGAGGGCAGGACGCGACCCGGGCACTTCGCCGGCATGCTGATCGTGGTGGCCAAGCTGTTCGGCCTGGTCCGGCCCGACGTCGCTGTCTTCGGCCAGAAGGACTACCAGCAGCTCGCCCTCATCCGACGGATGGCCGAGGACCTCTGCCTGGGCATCGAGGTGGTCGGTGCCCCCACCCAGCGCGAGCAGGACGGACTGGCGCTGTCCAGCCGCAACCGCTACCTCGACCCGGAGGAGCGGCGCGAGGCGGTGCACCTGTCCCGAGCGCTGTTCGCCGCGCGGGCCGATGCGGCGTACGGCGCGCAGGCCGCCCTCGACGCCGCTCGCGCGGAGCTGCGTCGGGCCGCGTCCGTGGACGTCGACTACCTGGTCGTCACGGCCGCCGACCTCGGCGAGCTGCCCGAGCCGGTCCCCGCCGGGACGGAGGCGCGGATCCTGGTAGCCGCTCGGGTCGGCAGCACCCGGCTGATCGACAACATGAGCCTGACCATCGGCTCCCCGACCAACCCAGGGACGACCTCGTGA
- the panD gene encoding aspartate 1-decarboxylase, with protein MMRTMMTGKIHRATVTQADLHYVGSVTVDADLLDAADILPGELVAIVDITNGARLETYTIAGERGSGVLGINGAAAHLVHPGDLVILIAYQQMTTAEARALRPRVVHVDASNRILALGDDAAEPVPGSDQSRGDLTAAR; from the coding sequence GTGATGCGCACGATGATGACCGGCAAGATCCACCGCGCCACCGTCACCCAGGCCGACCTGCACTACGTCGGCTCGGTGACCGTCGACGCCGACCTGCTCGACGCGGCCGACATCCTGCCGGGCGAGCTCGTCGCGATCGTCGACATCACCAACGGAGCCCGGCTGGAGACCTACACGATCGCCGGCGAGCGCGGTTCCGGCGTGCTGGGGATCAACGGCGCGGCCGCCCACCTGGTCCACCCGGGCGACCTGGTGATCCTGATCGCCTACCAGCAGATGACCACCGCGGAGGCCCGGGCCCTGCGGCCGCGCGTGGTCCACGTCGATGCCTCGAACCGCATCCTCGCGCTCGGCGACGACGCGGCCGAGCCGGTCCCGGGCAGCGACCAGAGCCGCGGCGACCTGACCGCCGCCCGCTGA
- a CDS encoding L-aspartate oxidase, with the protein MHALPGRLSAGEPGWSETVDVVIVGSGIAGLTAALRLRGADNGVGRILVVTKDLLGNGSTQWAQGGIAAALGPGDTPEQHEHDTLVAGAGVCDLDAVRVLVQEGPEAVRELIAWGTEFDRDPDGNLSLTREGGHHRDRIAHAHGDATGAEIQRALNEAVRRAPDIVVYEHTMVLDLLLGEDGGVAGLTVHVVGEGERDGVGLVHARAVILASGGLGQVFSQTTNPAVSTADGMALALRAGARVRDLEFVQFHPTVMYLGPDSRGQQPLISEAVRGEGAFLVDADGERFMQGVHELADLAPRDVVSKAIMKRMLETGRPNVWLDARQLRPDNRAFWERRFPTILASCERHGIDPATELIPVAPACHYASGGVRTDLWGRSSIPGLYATGEVACSGVHGANRLASNSLLEGLVFSRRIAEVLPAELRPLTAPAPDGREAGAVSAGVRRELQEAMSSRVGVLRSASGLAETRELVDKLAQITTEQVGPDAWEVTNLVTVAAALTGSALLRQETRGSHWREDFPDRDDARWAGHCDVAVRNGAVDLSFLPSPATDGQR; encoded by the coding sequence ATGCATGCGCTCCCGGGCCGGCTCAGCGCCGGCGAGCCCGGATGGTCAGAGACGGTCGACGTCGTCATCGTCGGCTCGGGCATCGCCGGCCTGACCGCGGCGCTGCGGTTGCGCGGCGCCGACAACGGCGTGGGGCGCATCCTGGTGGTCACCAAGGACCTCCTCGGCAACGGGTCCACCCAGTGGGCCCAGGGGGGCATCGCCGCGGCGCTGGGTCCGGGCGACACCCCCGAGCAGCACGAGCACGACACCCTGGTGGCGGGGGCGGGCGTCTGCGACCTCGACGCCGTACGGGTGCTCGTGCAGGAGGGACCCGAGGCGGTCCGCGAGCTGATCGCCTGGGGTACCGAGTTCGACCGCGACCCGGACGGCAACCTGTCGCTGACCCGCGAGGGCGGCCACCACCGGGACCGGATCGCGCACGCCCACGGCGATGCGACAGGGGCGGAGATCCAGCGGGCCCTCAACGAGGCCGTACGGCGAGCGCCCGACATCGTGGTCTACGAGCACACGATGGTGCTCGACCTGCTGCTCGGCGAGGACGGCGGCGTCGCGGGGCTCACGGTGCACGTGGTGGGGGAGGGTGAGCGCGACGGCGTCGGGCTGGTGCACGCCCGCGCGGTGATCCTGGCCAGCGGCGGCCTGGGGCAGGTGTTCTCCCAGACCACCAACCCCGCCGTCTCGACGGCGGACGGGATGGCGCTGGCGCTGCGCGCCGGGGCGAGAGTGCGGGACCTGGAGTTCGTCCAGTTCCATCCCACGGTGATGTACCTCGGGCCCGACTCGCGCGGGCAGCAGCCGCTGATCTCCGAGGCGGTCCGGGGCGAGGGTGCCTTCCTGGTCGACGCGGACGGCGAGCGGTTCATGCAGGGCGTGCACGAGCTGGCCGACCTCGCCCCTCGAGACGTGGTCTCCAAGGCCATCATGAAGCGGATGCTGGAGACCGGTCGGCCGAACGTGTGGCTCGACGCCCGGCAGCTGCGGCCCGACAACAGGGCCTTCTGGGAGCGCCGTTTCCCCACCATCCTGGCCTCGTGCGAGCGGCACGGCATCGACCCGGCGACCGAGCTGATCCCGGTCGCGCCGGCCTGCCACTACGCCTCCGGAGGAGTGCGCACCGACCTGTGGGGCCGCTCGTCGATCCCGGGCCTCTACGCCACCGGCGAGGTCGCCTGCAGCGGCGTGCACGGCGCCAACCGGCTGGCGTCGAACTCGCTGCTGGAGGGCCTGGTCTTCTCGCGCCGGATCGCCGAGGTGCTCCCCGCGGAGCTGCGGCCGCTGACGGCGCCGGCTCCGGACGGCCGCGAGGCCGGTGCGGTCTCGGCCGGCGTGCGCAGGGAGCTGCAGGAGGCGATGAGCTCCCGCGTCGGGGTGCTGCGCTCGGCGAGTGGCCTCGCCGAGACCCGCGAGCTCGTGGACAAGCTCGCCCAGATCACCACCGAGCAGGTCGGTCCCGACGCCTGGGAGGTCACCAACCTGGTCACCGTCGCCGCGGCCCTGACCGGCTCGGCGCTCCTGCGCCAGGAGACCCGCGGGTCGCACTGGCGCGAGGACTTCCCCGACCGCGACGACGCGCGCTGGGCCGGCCACTGCGACGTGGCGGTCCGCAACGGCGCGGTCGACCTCTCCTTCCTCCCCTCACCCGCCACGGACGGACAGCGATGA
- the nadC gene encoding carboxylating nicotinate-nucleotide diphosphorylase, translating to MTPYDDLPAGLLQELRSSGLDPWHLYGEVLRALHEDLPEGHEVDVTSAATIAPDAHGVGVFAAREEGVMAGLGVAELVFRAVLGDDVTIRDRCHDGTHVRPGDVVMTVTGPTRGLLTAERTALNYVTHLSGIATATAQWVAALEGTGAKVLDTRKTLPTYRALQKYAVRCGGGHNHRFSLADMALVKDNHVVAAGGVVPAYRAVRSAYPDLPVEVEVDSLDQLRELLEAGCDRILLDNMAPDTLREAVELTAGRAVLEASGGLTLERARAVAETGVDWISVGALTHSVKVFDIGLDLHDSHADPVVG from the coding sequence ATGACCCCCTACGACGACCTCCCCGCCGGGCTCCTGCAGGAGCTGCGCTCCAGCGGCCTCGACCCCTGGCACCTCTACGGCGAGGTGCTCCGTGCGCTGCACGAGGACCTGCCCGAGGGCCACGAGGTGGATGTCACCTCGGCGGCCACCATCGCCCCCGACGCTCACGGGGTCGGCGTCTTCGCCGCCCGAGAGGAGGGCGTCATGGCGGGCCTCGGCGTCGCCGAGCTGGTCTTCCGAGCGGTGCTCGGCGACGACGTGACGATCCGCGACCGCTGCCACGACGGCACCCACGTGCGACCCGGTGACGTGGTCATGACCGTCACCGGCCCCACCCGGGGTCTGCTCACCGCGGAGCGGACAGCGCTGAACTACGTCACCCACCTCTCCGGCATCGCCACTGCCACCGCGCAGTGGGTCGCCGCGCTGGAGGGCACCGGTGCGAAGGTCCTGGACACCCGCAAGACGCTGCCGACGTACCGCGCCCTGCAGAAGTACGCCGTCCGCTGCGGTGGCGGCCACAACCACCGGTTCTCGCTGGCCGACATGGCGCTGGTCAAGGACAACCACGTGGTGGCCGCGGGCGGCGTCGTGCCCGCCTACCGGGCGGTGCGCTCGGCGTACCCCGACCTGCCTGTCGAGGTCGAGGTCGACTCCCTCGACCAGTTGCGCGAGCTCCTGGAGGCCGGTTGCGACCGGATCCTGCTCGACAACATGGCGCCCGACACGCTGCGCGAGGCGGTCGAGCTGACGGCCGGCCGGGCCGTCCTGGAGGCGTCCGGGGGCCTGACGCTGGAGCGGGCCCGCGCCGTCGCCGAGACAGGGGTCGACTGGATCTCGGTGGGTGCGCTCACCCACTCGGTGAAGGTCTTCGACATCGGCCTGGACCTGCACGACTCGCACGCCGATCCGGTCGTGGGGTGA
- a CDS encoding type III pantothenate kinase yields MAGLLLCTRIGNLHTTLGLVADGEVHQVWRVATDERRTADEWHVLLRGLVGDRLQEVDGIAVCATVPAVLHTWRDMLTSRFGAVRSVVVEPGVRTGVPILMDNPREVGTDRIANALAAVTLYGGPAIIVDFGGTATTFEVVSPQGQYVGGAIAPGLQISLEALGRRGAQLRRVELARPRSVIAKNTVEAVQSGMVFGMAAQVEGIVARMIGALDVAESEVRVISTGYLADIVTGECDCFTDHSPWLTLLGLELIFLRNS; encoded by the coding sequence ATGGCCGGCCTGCTGCTGTGCACCCGCATCGGCAATCTGCACACCACCCTGGGGTTGGTCGCGGACGGTGAGGTGCACCAGGTCTGGCGGGTCGCGACCGACGAGCGCCGTACGGCGGACGAGTGGCACGTGCTCCTGCGCGGCCTGGTCGGCGACCGCCTGCAGGAGGTCGACGGGATCGCCGTGTGCGCGACAGTGCCCGCAGTGCTGCACACCTGGCGGGACATGCTCACCAGCCGCTTCGGTGCGGTGAGGTCCGTCGTGGTCGAGCCGGGGGTGCGCACCGGCGTACCGATCCTGATGGACAACCCCCGCGAGGTCGGCACCGACCGGATCGCCAACGCGCTGGCGGCCGTGACCCTCTACGGTGGTCCGGCGATCATCGTCGACTTCGGCGGCACCGCCACCACCTTCGAGGTCGTCTCGCCGCAGGGCCAGTACGTCGGCGGCGCGATCGCTCCGGGCCTGCAGATCTCGCTGGAGGCGTTGGGACGGCGTGGTGCGCAGCTGCGCCGGGTCGAGCTGGCGCGACCCCGGTCGGTCATCGCGAAGAACACCGTGGAGGCCGTTCAGTCCGGAATGGTCTTCGGAATGGCGGCCCAGGTCGAGGGCATCGTCGCCCGCATGATCGGCGCTCTCGACGTCGCCGAGAGCGAGGTGCGCGTCATCTCCACCGGTTATCTGGCCGATATCGTCACCGGAGAATGTGACTGTTTCACCGACCACTCGCCATGGTTGACGCTACTGGGACTCGAGCTGATTTTCCTTCGCAATTCCTGA
- a CDS encoding histone-like nucleoid-structuring protein Lsr2, protein MAQKVQIVLEDDIDGGDATQTVTFALDGTSYEIDLNDANAEKLRDAFAPFLGHARKVSGGGQRRGRRPAAANTGGVSAKEVREWARSNGYSVPERGRIPAEVRNAFDAAR, encoded by the coding sequence ATGGCGCAGAAGGTGCAGATCGTTCTCGAGGACGACATCGACGGCGGTGACGCCACGCAGACGGTCACGTTCGCGCTCGATGGCACGAGCTACGAGATCGATCTGAACGACGCCAACGCCGAGAAGCTGCGCGACGCGTTCGCGCCGTTCCTCGGCCACGCTCGCAAGGTGAGCGGTGGCGGGCAGCGTCGGGGTCGCCGTCCCGCGGCCGCGAACACCGGCGGGGTGAGTGCCAAGGAGGTGCGCGAGTGGGCGCGCTCCAATGGTTACTCCGTGCCGGAGCGGGGCCGTATTCCGGCCGAAGTCCGCAATGCATTCGACGCGGCGCGCTGA
- a CDS encoding ATP-dependent Clp protease ATP-binding subunit, producing MFERFTDRARRVVVLAQEEARMLSHNYIGTEHILLGLIHEGEGVAAKALESLDISLEAVRAQVEEIIGQGQQAPSGHIPFTPRAKKVLELSLREALQLGHSYIGTEHILLGLIREGEGVAAQVLQKLGADLNRVRQQVIQLLSGFQGKESGQAAAATAGGGSEAPSSSLVLDQFGRNLTQDAREGKLDPIIGRAPQIERVMQVLSRRTKNNPVLIGEPGVGKTSIVEGLAQDIVKGNVPETLKDKQIYTLDLGALVAGSRYRGDFEERLKKVLKEIKTRGDIVLFIDEIHTLVGAGAAEGAIDAASILKPMLARGELQTIGATTLDEYRKYLEKDAALERRFQPIQVPEPSIAETIEMLKGLRDRYEAHHRVTITDEALVSAATLADRYISDRFLPDKAIDLIDEAGSRLRIRRMTAPADLREYDEKIAEVRQRKEAAIDGQDFEAAARLRDEEKQLQLKKAEREKAWRSGDMDEVAEVDEELIAEVLAVATGIPIVKLSEEESTRLLKMEDELHKRVIGQDEAVKALSRAIRRTRAGLKDPKRPGGSFIFAGPSGVGKTWLSKTLAEFLFGDEDALIQLDMSEFGEKHTVSRLFGSPPGYVGYEEGGQLTEKVRRKPFSVVLFDEVEKAHPDIFNSLLQILEEGRLTDSQGRVVDFKNTVIIMTTNLGSRDISKGVSLGFGNAGDAQSTYEKMKAKVSEELKQHFRPEFLNRVDEIIVFPPLSQEQIISMVDNMVAAVETRLKDRDMGIELTQAAKNLLAERGFDPVLGARPLRRTVQREIEDVLAEKMLYGEVGPGQIVLVDVEGEGPSASFTFKGQKVESLPDVPPFEAAGVADGDASTGEEPGDAPSAG from the coding sequence ATGTTCGAGCGGTTCACAGACCGTGCCCGCAGGGTGGTCGTGCTGGCCCAGGAAGAGGCCCGCATGCTCTCCCACAACTACATCGGCACCGAGCACATCCTGCTCGGGCTCATCCACGAGGGTGAGGGCGTAGCCGCCAAGGCGCTGGAGTCGCTCGACATCTCCCTGGAAGCCGTGCGCGCCCAGGTCGAGGAGATCATCGGCCAGGGTCAGCAGGCGCCGTCCGGTCACATCCCCTTCACCCCCCGCGCCAAGAAGGTGCTCGAGCTGTCCCTGCGCGAGGCGCTGCAGCTCGGTCACTCCTACATCGGCACCGAGCACATCCTGCTCGGACTCATCCGTGAGGGCGAGGGCGTCGCCGCCCAGGTCCTGCAGAAGCTGGGCGCCGACCTCAACCGCGTCCGCCAGCAGGTCATCCAGCTGCTCTCGGGCTTCCAGGGCAAGGAGTCGGGTCAGGCCGCCGCGGCGACCGCCGGCGGCGGCAGCGAGGCACCGTCCTCGTCGCTGGTCCTTGACCAGTTCGGCCGCAACCTCACCCAGGACGCCAGAGAAGGCAAACTCGATCCGATCATCGGCCGCGCGCCGCAGATCGAGCGGGTCATGCAGGTGCTCTCCCGGCGTACCAAGAACAACCCCGTTCTGATCGGGGAGCCGGGCGTCGGCAAGACGTCCATCGTCGAGGGCCTCGCCCAGGACATCGTCAAGGGCAACGTGCCCGAGACGCTCAAGGACAAGCAGATCTACACCCTCGACCTCGGTGCCCTGGTCGCGGGCAGCCGCTACCGCGGAGACTTCGAGGAGCGCCTGAAGAAGGTGCTCAAGGAGATCAAGACCCGCGGCGACATCGTCCTGTTCATCGACGAGATCCACACGCTGGTCGGCGCCGGTGCGGCCGAGGGCGCGATCGACGCGGCCTCGATCCTCAAGCCGATGCTGGCCCGTGGCGAGCTGCAGACGATCGGTGCGACCACCCTGGACGAGTACCGCAAGTACCTCGAGAAGGACGCCGCGCTGGAGCGCCGCTTCCAGCCGATCCAGGTCCCCGAGCCGTCGATCGCCGAGACGATCGAGATGCTCAAGGGGCTGCGTGACCGCTACGAGGCGCACCACCGCGTGACGATCACCGACGAGGCGCTGGTCTCGGCGGCCACGCTGGCCGACCGGTACATCTCCGACCGCTTCCTGCCCGACAAGGCGATCGACCTGATCGACGAGGCCGGCTCGCGGCTGCGCATCCGTCGGATGACGGCGCCGGCCGACCTGCGGGAGTACGACGAGAAGATCGCCGAGGTGCGCCAGCGCAAGGAGGCCGCCATCGACGGCCAGGACTTCGAGGCGGCCGCGCGCCTGCGCGACGAGGAGAAGCAGCTCCAGCTCAAGAAGGCCGAGCGGGAGAAGGCATGGCGCTCCGGCGACATGGACGAGGTCGCCGAGGTCGACGAGGAGCTGATCGCCGAGGTGCTCGCCGTCGCGACGGGCATCCCGATCGTGAAGCTGTCGGAGGAGGAGTCCACGCGTCTGCTCAAGATGGAGGACGAGCTCCACAAGCGGGTCATCGGTCAGGACGAGGCCGTCAAGGCACTCTCCCGCGCCATCCGGCGTACGCGTGCCGGGCTCAAGGACCCGAAGCGTCCGGGCGGCTCGTTCATCTTCGCCGGTCCCTCCGGCGTCGGTAAGACGTGGCTGTCCAAGACCCTGGCCGAGTTCCTCTTCGGTGACGAGGACGCGCTGATCCAGCTCGACATGTCCGAGTTCGGCGAGAAGCACACGGTCTCGCGGCTCTTCGGCTCGCCGCCGGGATACGTCGGCTACGAGGAGGGCGGCCAGCTCACCGAGAAGGTGCGCCGCAAGCCGTTCTCGGTCGTCCTCTTCGACGAGGTCGAGAAGGCCCACCCGGACATCTTCAACAGCCTGCTGCAGATCCTGGAGGAAGGTCGCCTGACCGACTCCCAGGGCCGGGTCGTGGACTTCAAGAACACCGTCATCATCATGACGACCAACCTCGGCTCGCGGGACATCAGCAAGGGGGTCAGCCTGGGCTTCGGCAACGCCGGAGACGCCCAGTCGACCTACGAGAAGATGAAGGCGAAGGTCTCCGAGGAGCTCAAGCAGCACTTCCGGCCGGAGTTCCTCAACCGCGTCGACGAGATCATCGTCTTCCCGCCGCTGTCGCAGGAGCAGATCATCTCGATGGTCGACAACATGGTCGCCGCGGTCGAGACCCGTCTCAAGGATCGCGACATGGGCATCGAGCTGACCCAGGCCGCGAAGAACCTGCTCGCCGAGCGGGGCTTCGACCCGGTGCTGGGCGCCCGACCGCTGCGTCGTACGGTCCAGCGGGAGATCGAGGACGTCCTCGCCGAGAAGATGCTCTACGGCGAGGTCGGCCCTGGTCAGATCGTGCTGGTCGACGTCGAGGGCGAGGGCCCGAGCGCGTCCTTCACGTTCAAGGGCCAGAAGGTCGAGTCGCTGCCGGACGTGCCTCCGTTCGAGGCCGCCGGTGTCGCCGACGGGGATGCCTCGACCGGCGAGGAGCCGGGTGACGCGCCCTCGGCCGGGTGA
- a CDS encoding A/G-specific adenine glycosylase — MSETPTGPTSPAHRLHEPLLRWYDTHARELPWRAASATPWSVLVSEFMLQQTPVSRVLPVHEAWLRRWPTPAALAAEPPGEAVRAWGRLGYPRRALRLHAAAAAIVDQHHGEVPSRHEDLLALPGVGDYTAAAVAAFAFGQRQVVLDTNVRRVFARAVTGVEFPGTSVSRAERDLGATLLPDDEPTAATWSVAVMELGALVCTAATPACERCPIVTACAWAAAGRPAYAGPPRKVQTWAGTDRQCRGRLLAVLRDADAPVHRTALEAVWSDVAQRERSLAGLLADGLAAQVGPDTFALPGSS, encoded by the coding sequence ATGAGCGAGACTCCCACCGGCCCGACGAGCCCGGCGCACCGGCTGCACGAGCCCCTCCTGCGCTGGTACGACACGCATGCCCGCGAGCTGCCCTGGCGTGCGGCCTCGGCGACCCCGTGGTCGGTGCTGGTCAGTGAGTTCATGCTGCAGCAGACGCCCGTCTCCAGGGTGCTGCCGGTGCACGAGGCCTGGCTGCGACGCTGGCCGACCCCCGCTGCGCTGGCCGCCGAGCCGCCCGGTGAGGCGGTCCGCGCCTGGGGTCGGCTCGGCTATCCCCGCCGCGCACTGCGTCTCCACGCAGCCGCCGCCGCGATCGTGGACCAGCACCACGGCGAGGTGCCGTCGCGCCACGAGGATCTGCTGGCGCTGCCGGGCGTGGGTGACTACACCGCCGCCGCCGTCGCTGCCTTCGCCTTCGGTCAGCGTCAGGTCGTGCTCGACACGAATGTGCGGCGGGTCTTCGCGCGCGCTGTGACGGGCGTGGAGTTCCCCGGTACGTCGGTCAGCCGGGCCGAGCGCGACCTCGGTGCCACCCTGCTGCCCGACGACGAGCCGACGGCGGCCACCTGGTCGGTGGCGGTGATGGAGCTCGGTGCGCTGGTGTGCACCGCCGCCACACCCGCCTGCGAGCGCTGTCCCATCGTCACCGCCTGCGCGTGGGCGGCCGCGGGACGGCCCGCGTACGCCGGTCCGCCGCGCAAGGTGCAGACCTGGGCCGGCACCGACCGACAGTGCCGCGGACGGCTTCTCGCCGTACTCCGCGACGCCGACGCCCCCGTCCACCGCACAGCGCTCGAGGCGGTCTGGTCCGACGTCGCCCAACGCGAGCGGTCGCTGGCGGGACTGCTCGCCGACGGGCTGGCCGCTCAGGTGGGCCCGGACACGTTCGCGCTGCCCGGATCGTCCTGA
- the disA gene encoding DNA integrity scanning diadenylate cyclase DisA, producing MANERPEESLRLRETLALIAPGTPLRDGLERILRGRTGALIVLGYDKTVEEISTGGFELGVPFTSTGLRELAKMDGAIIIDGGISRIMKAAVHLMPDHTIPSTETGTRHRTADRVAKQTGFPVVSVSQSMQIIAAYVGATRHVLEDSGQILSRANQALATLERYKMRLDEVASTLSALEIEDLVTVRDVAVVAQRLEMVTRIAREIEDYIVELGTDGRLLALQLEELVTGVDAERELVIRDYLPRGRRARSPEELLAQLEALSSTELVDPAAAARVLGLSSGDALDGAVTPRGYRLLAKVPRLPGAVVDRLVDHFGTLQKLLSASIDDLQAVEGVGELRARSVREGLSRLAESTILERYV from the coding sequence GTGGCCAACGAGCGCCCCGAGGAGTCGCTGCGCCTGCGCGAGACCCTGGCCCTGATCGCACCCGGCACTCCGCTGCGTGATGGCCTCGAGCGGATCCTGCGCGGCCGCACCGGCGCGCTCATCGTGCTCGGCTACGACAAGACGGTCGAGGAGATCTCCACGGGCGGCTTCGAGCTCGGGGTGCCCTTCACCTCCACCGGTCTTCGCGAGCTGGCCAAGATGGACGGCGCCATCATCATCGACGGTGGCATCAGCCGGATCATGAAGGCGGCGGTCCACCTGATGCCCGACCACACGATCCCCTCGACCGAGACCGGGACCCGTCACCGCACCGCCGACCGGGTGGCCAAGCAGACCGGTTTCCCGGTCGTCTCGGTGTCGCAGTCGATGCAGATCATCGCCGCCTACGTCGGCGCGACCCGGCACGTGCTGGAGGACTCGGGCCAGATCCTGTCGCGCGCCAACCAGGCCCTGGCCACGCTGGAGCGCTACAAGATGCGGCTCGACGAGGTGGCCTCCACGCTGTCCGCGCTGGAGATCGAGGACCTCGTGACCGTCCGCGACGTCGCCGTGGTCGCCCAGCGTCTGGAGATGGTCACCCGGATCGCGCGCGAGATCGAGGACTACATCGTCGAGCTCGGCACCGACGGTCGCCTCCTCGCCCTCCAGCTCGAGGAGCTCGTCACCGGTGTCGACGCCGAGCGGGAGCTGGTCATCCGCGACTACCTCCCCCGTGGCCGGCGTGCGCGCAGTCCCGAGGAGCTGCTCGCCCAGCTCGAGGCCCTCTCCTCCACCGAGCTGGTCGACCCGGCCGCGGCTGCCCGCGTCCTGGGTCTGTCCAGCGGCGACGCGCTGGACGGCGCTGTCACTCCTCGCGGCTACCGGCTGCTGGCCAAGGTGCCTCGGCTCCCGGGCGCCGTCGTCGACCGGCTCGTGGATCACTTCGGCACGCTGCAGAAGCTGCTCTCCGCCTCGATCGACGACCTCCAGGCCGTCGAGGGTGTGGGCGAGCTGCGGGCGCGCTCCGTACGCGAAGGCCTCTCCCGACTGGCCGAGTCGACCATCCTCGAGCGCTACGTCTGA